From the genome of Pseudomonas sp. FP453:
GGTGTGGCGCTGGAAGCAGTGCAACGCTTTGAAAGCCACGCCGACGTGGAGGATGAAACCCGCTTGATCCTGGCGTTTCGGTTGGAAGCGGAAGGGCTGGTGTTCTTCCCGGGGTTTGCACCGGGGTGGGGGATGAATGTGCGCAAGCCTTGCGCCCCTCCTACACAACCCGCCGAGCCAGGCATCATCTCGCGGCTGATGGGTTCCACAGCGACATCCGTTGACTCCTCAGCCCCTCAGCCCAATGGGGCATAGGATCCATCCGGATCAACCTGCAAACCTCATCGCACGAGTGTAAGCCGTGGCGACGGAGAGTCTGTCGTTGCAGCGGCAGCAGCCAACACATTGTTTTTGGCACCTACCGTACATCTGCCTAACACTCAAAGCACCGGTTTAAGCGCCACTTGAGCCGCCTGCTCATACCCATGTGCCACTGCGAGCAATGTGGCTTCGGACCTGTCGGTACCGAAAAAATATGCGCCAGTCGGCAGATTGTCATCATTCACTCCAGACGGGACAGTGATCCCTGCATACCCTGCTACTGCTACACCAAAGTAGATGTTGGTATCGAAGTCCGACACTATGGCGTCGAGATTTTCCTGTTTGATGGGGTCATCCACAGTGCGGCGAAAGTCCTCGATCAGTACGTCCCAATGCTCTTTGCGCTCTTGTGGGGTCAGGGTGGAGGCAACGATCTGCTTGAGCACCGGTTGGTGGTCCGTGCCAGAACCCTCCTCTTTGTCATTAAAGTCGATGAGTTTGGACAACGAGTTGTTCTTCAACCCCTGGCGACTGGCCAGGTAGGCATTCAGTTCTTCCTTCACGTCCGAGAGTAGCAACTCTTCATAGCGTGAAGCGTCTGCCAGGCGCAGGTTGAGCGGTATCAATACAGCGCCTTGCTCGCGAAGCACTTCCAGGGTTTTGCTGAATTGCGGGCTGTTCTCCACCGGCAGGTTTTCGCCATCCCTGGTAAACGTCGCGGGATAGCCGATACGTTTTCCCTTTAATGCGCCAGGCACCAGAAGTTTGGTGTAATCGATCCCAGGCGTTGTGCCCTGGCTTTCCGGGTCACCCGACATAGCGTTGAGCATCAACGCAACATCATGGACTGAACGAGCCATTGGGCCGGGCGTATCCTGGCGCTGGCTGGCCGGGATGATTCCATTGCGATCCAGCAAGCCAACACTGGGTTTAAGCCCCACGATGCCATTAAACGCCGCCGGCACGATGATTGATCCATTGGTTTCGGCGCCAACGGCCAAGGGCGCCAACCCCGCAGCAACCGCCGCGGCGGAGCCGGAACTGGAGCCGCCGACGTCGGCGTCCGGGTGATGTGGGTTGCGGGTTTGCCCACCGCGACTGCTCCAGCCATCGGGGCCACCGCGAAAACCGGCCAGTTCCGTCATATTGGTTTTGCCCAGGATCACCGCGCCCTGCTTGATCAAATACTCCACGAGTGTGGCATTCCTCCCGGCAGGTGCGCCCACCAGACCATTGGCGCCTGCACTGGTTTGCATGCCTGCGGTTTCAATAGTGTCCTTGAGTAAAACGGGAATGCCATGCAATGGCCCGCGCACCTTGCCACTGGCGCGCTCGCGATCCAACTCCCGCGCGCTCTCCAGTGCCTCGGGATTAAGCTCAATGACGGAACGTAGTTGCGGATCAAGCCGACGAATACGCTCTTGCAGAAAACCGACCAGATCGACCGAGGTCAACCCACCCGGCCGGGCCATCTGCTCACCCAGTTCGCGGACACTCAAGAATGCCGTACCGGGGGGAAGCGCTTTTGAGCCCGCGGGGGACGAACCTGTCACCGGCTGCTGAAAAGCCTGCTGGACAAACGAATACACGCCGTACGCAATACCAATCATACGTGCCTCCTGAGGGCAGACTTGACGAAGGATCAGTGTCGATCCGTGCGTCAGTCTAAGTACCCCAGCGTCTCCCTGGCGTTAAGCCCCCTGCCACTTCAGCGGTGAGAAGAATCAACGCAACCTGTAGTTACCCTTGGCGCTCCGATAAGCCAGAAGCATGCTGTCGATACACCTGCACCAGGGTGTCCAGTGAGTCCCGCGACCACCTCGCGCCATAAAACCAGAGTTTCACTCCCCCCTCCACCGGTACGCAGATACTGCTGTATCCACTTGCGCACGCCCCCCGAAACGCCCCGTCCCCCTCAACGGATACCAGGGCGTCAAGCCGATACCGGGTCACGAGATCATCGATGTCATTGCAGGCCTGCAAGGTGAACTCAAGAGACTCATCCGCGCGTTTCGCGTCCACCGCGACCCATTGCACACTGGCCTGGCGAAGGACTTCAAACACTTGACGCAAGGCGCTGCCCTGTTCGACGGGTTCAGCATGACCTGCGCGCACGTACCGACCGACATAACCGATGCGCCAACCCGCCAGTGCCCTCGAAGAAGTAAAGACGGTGTTGTTGAGCACCAGGGGAACTTCCACCATCACCGGTCCCGTCGGCTCGATGCCACTCAAGGCGATCAGTGACAACGAAGGATCCCGCACCGTTTTCACATGTGGGGCCAGCGCGTTGTATCCCGGGATACGCACTGCCCCCTCAGGGTGCGCGGCGCCGAAGACAATACCGGAGGGGTTGGTATTCTGGGTATTCACTAGGGGCAACACGGACTCATGCCCCCCGATTTCTGCGGGGGCCGAAGGCGCCAAGCCAAGCTGGCACGACATGCCTAAATGCCAGTTCTTCTCACAATCGCGTTCCATCAATACCTACCCCGGACAATGACGTTGCCGGGATCATCGCACTCTCAACTGACACTTGTCGCAGGACTGAAACACTCTGAAAACTCCTTTTTTCCTGCACGCAGCCCTCAGCCAGCTGCCGCTTCGTATGCGCCCTGAGCCTCCACTTCCAGCCACCATGCATGCCCGCGTTCTGGCTGGTTCAAGCTGAACGCCTGGCCCATCGCCGGCGTGGTGATCGACACATTGCGCTCCCACGCCAGGGCCATGATGCGGTCGAAGGGTTCGTGCCAGGCATGGAACGCCAGGTCGAACGTGCCATTGTGGATCGGCAGCAACCAGCGGCCCTTGAGGTCGATATGCGCTTGCAGGGTTTGCTCCGGCTGCATGTGCACGTGGGGCCAATCGACGTTGTAAGCGCCTGTTTCCATCAGCGTCAGGTCAAACGGGCCGTATTGCGCGCCGATGCTTTTGAAGCCATCGAAGTAGCCGGTATCACCACTGAAGAAGATCCGCCGCGCACCGTCGATCATCACCCAGGAGCACCACAGGGTCTGGTTGCCGTCAAACAAACCACGCCCGGAAAAATGTTGGGCAGGCGTAGCGACAAAACGAATGCCGTCCACCTCAGTGCCCTGCCACCAATCCAGTTGCCGCACCTTGCCGGGATCGACGCCCCACTTGACCAGAATGTCGCCCACACCGAGCGGTGCCAGAAACCAGCGGGTCTTCTCCGCCAATTGGACGACAGCCTTGTGATCAAGATGGTCGTAATGATTGTGGGAAAGGATCACGGCCTCCAGCGGTGGCAGCTCGTCAAGGCTGATCGGCGGCTGATGGAAACGCTTGGGGCCCGCCCAACTGAACGGTGAGGCACGCTCGGCGAACACCGGGTCGGTGATCCAGAACTTGCCGCGCATTTTCAGCAGTACGGTGGAATGCCCTAGGCGAAACACGCTGTGATCAGGGGCGGCCAGCAGTTGCTCACGGGTCAGCGGTTGCACCGGGATCCTGCCCACCGGTCGCGTACTGCGCGGCTTGTTGAACAACATATTCCAGAAAATACGCAAGGTCTTGCCCAAGCCGCCGTGCTGCACGGGAGCGTCGTTGCTGAAGTGGCTCTGTTCCTGCTCGGCAGGTTTACGCGCCTTGGGCGAAGGGGCGACACGGGATGAGATCGTGGCCATTACCAGGTGACTCCTACGGGCCGCTGAAAAGTTACACTGCACAGTGTAGTTTCAAGATTGCAACAAAAGCCGGAACAAGTAAACTACCGAGTGTAATTTTCCCCAAAGAGCCGAACACCCGCCATGACTGCTCCTCAACGCCTCACCGACCGCAAACGCGAAGCCATCGTGGCCGCCGCCATCGCCGAGTTTCGCGCCAACGGTTTCGAGGTCACCAGCATGGACAAGATCGCCGCCACCGCCGGCGTTTCCAAGCGCACCGTGTACAACCACTTCCCGAGCAAGGAAGAACTGTTCGCCGAAATCCTTCACCAACTCTGGGCGAGCAGCGTTGCTCAACTGGACGTGGGTTATGCGAGCGACCGCCCGCTGCGCGAGCAATTGCGCGGGTTGCTGGAGGCGAAGATGAAGATGATGGCGGATGCCAACTTCCTCGACCTGGCCAGGGTCGCCATCGCCGCCACCATCCACTCGCCGGAACGTGCGCAAGACATGGTCACCCGCCTGAGCCAACGCGAAGAAGGGTTTACCCAGTGGGTCCGCGCCGCCCAGGAAGACGGCCGGCTCAGTTGCACCGACCCGGCCTTCGCCGCCCACCAGATTCAGAGCCTGCTCAAGGCGTTTGCGTTCTGGCCCCAGATCACCCTCGGCCAACCCACCCTCGACGCCGCCAGCCAGGCCAGCGTGATCGAGTCGGCCATCGACCTGTTCCTGGCCGGCTACGAAGCGCGCCCCGCCAAGCCGTTGTAAAACCTATCGTCGAAACGACATCGCGGGTCGTTTTTGACGCATTCGCCCTCTGTTTTGCGCAAATGGCCTGTAAGGCCACTGATTATTGCGTTGCAAATAACTGACAATAATCAACGAATTATCCGATCAACGGTGAAGCCGGGATCGCGCGCTGTTGCATCTGCAGAATTGAGCTGACTCAGAACTTATGGAAAACAGACAAGGCAAAGGGCTTTCGTTTGCCAAGCGTATCTACAAGCCAAGGATTATTGGCCTGGGCATCGGCAGCATCAGCGTCGCCGCCGCCCTTTACCCACTGGCCATGCCCGGCTGGGTCTGGGCGTTCCTGCTGTTCAACGGCTTTGCCTGGGCGCATGTGGCGTATCAGCTTTCAACCCGCGCCCAATTCCCCTACCAGGCCGAACAACGCAACCTGATCTACGACTCGCTTTTCGGCGGGTTCTGGGCGGCGGCCACCCAGTTCACACCCCTGACCGCCGTGACGATCCTGTCGATGATGGCCATGAACAACGTCGCCGCCGGTGGCAAGCGCCTGTTTCTGCGCGGCCTGCTGGCACAGGCCGTTGGCGTCGGTGTCGCATGGCTACTGTTCGGCGCCCGGTTCAACGCGGATGTCAGCCTGCTCCAGGTCTATGCCTGCCTGCCGATGTTGACCCTCTACCCCATGGCCATTGGCACCGTCTGCTATCAATTGGCGATAAAACTGTCAGAGCACAAGCGCGCCCTCAGCGCGCTGAGTCGCACCGACAGCCTCACCGGGCTGCTCAACCACGGCTCCTGGAAGGACCTGCTGCACATCAAGTTCCACAAAGTGCCAGCAACAACAAAGCCACGCCAGCATCGCGCTGATCGACATCGACCACTTCAAACAGATCAATGACACCCACGGCCATATCGTCGGTGACGCTGTCCTGCGCCAGCTCAGCCTGGAACTGCGGCGCAACCTGCGGGAAAACGACTTGGCCGGACGTTACGGTGGCGATGAGTTCTGTGTGATTCTTCCGCAAATGCCCTTGGAAGAAGCCGCGCAAGTGATGGAGCGCATGCGCGAAACATTCGGCAACTATCGCAACCCGCAGATCCCTGAATTGCGCGTGAGCCTGAGCATCGGCCTGGCCGACTTCCAGCCCGGCTTCAGCGACGCCGCCATGTGGCTCAACGCCGCGGATCGCGCGCTGTACGCCGCCAAAGCCACCGGGCGCAACCGGGTCAATATCAGCGCCTATCCCGTGGCCCATTCCGCCTAAGTTGTCCGACGACACCTCGTCTGAATTTTCTAGCCAGCGCCCGCGGCGATAGCATAATGCCTCCATTGGTCGCCTCCGGTGAAAAGTGCCAGCCCATGGCCGAACTTCTGACGCATCGCGCGACTCTGAAGCCCGTTGTTTAACCCCTGCTGTCAGCACCCGGAAGCTGACAATGAGCACGTCAACCGTAGCGTCAGGCACTCTACGGGGGCAGGCGACTTTGCATGGATAACCCCGAAGCTTGCTTGCCCGAGCACCCGAATATGCTATTCAACGCCCATAAAAAAACCATCAGCACCCTGCAACACACCGTCGCCCAACAGGCCAGCCTGCTCGACGCCATCGAACGCTCCATGGCAGTCATCGAGTTCGACCTGCAAGGCAACGTACTGCGGGCCAACGACAACTTCCTCAAGACCATGGGCTACCGCGCCGAACAGATCCTGGGCCAGTCCCACCGGCTGTTCTGCACGCCCGCCTTCGCCCGCAGCACCGAGTACAGCCAGCTGTGGACGAACCTGCGCAATGGTCAATTCCAATCAGGCACATTCGAACGCGTGGCAGGCACCGGCCAGTCAGTGTGGCTCGAAGCCAGCTACAACCCGGTACGTGACGAGGCCGGCCGCGTGCTCAAAGTGGTGAAATACGCCATGGACGTCACCCCGCGCATGCAGGCCGAAAGTGAAGCCAACGCCAAGCTGGACGCCATCGGCCGCGCCATGGCGGTGATCGAGTTCAACCTCGACGGCACCATCCTCACCGCCAATGCAAACTTCCTGCAGCGCATGGGTTACAGCCTCACCCAGATCCAGGGCCAGCATCACCGTCTGTTCTGCACACCGGAATTGGCCAACAGTTCAACCTACAGCGACTTCTGGCGACGCCTGAACCAGGGCGAGATGTTCAGCGGCCAGTTCGAGCGCGTGGACAAACAGGGCCACACCGTGTGGCTGGAAGCCAATTACAACCCGGTGCACGACGCCAGCGGGCGCCTGTGCAAAGTGGTCAAGTTTGCCTCCGACGTCACCGCCATGGTGCAACAACACAGCGCCGACGCAGCCAGCGCGGCCCAGGCGTATCACATCTCCCTGAATACCCGTGACATCGCGGAAAAAGGCGCCGAGGTGATTCAGCAAACCGCCAGCGGCATGCGGGAAATTGCCGCCGACATTGACGGATCTTCCCAATTGATCGCCAAGCTCGGCGAGCGCTCGCAGCAGATCACTGCCATCGTCAATACCATCCGTGGCATTGCCGACCAGACCAACCTGCTGGCACTGAACGCCGCCATCGAAGCCGCGCGTGCCGGCGAACAGGGCCGAGGCTTTGCCGTAGTAGCCGATGAAGTGCGGCAACTGGCGGCACGCACCAGCGGTTCCACCGCGGAAATATCCAGCATGATCGCGATGATCCAGGACGAAACCCGCCAGGCCATCCACAGCATGGACGGCACCCGCGACCGCGCCGCGCAAGGCGTCGACCTGGCCAACCGTGCCGGCACGGTGATCCTGCAGATTCGTGAAGGCACCAGCGAGGCGGTACAGGCGGTGAGTGCGTTTGCTAATGAACGCGGCGGAAGCTGACCCGATCTTCATGCGTAGGGGCCGAGGGCTCGGTCTATAGTGATTGCCTGTCTCTATGTTGATGATCCGAGCCCGCCATGACCCCAGACAAACCCGAAGTCGACCACCTGCGTTTTCACCGCCCCCACGCCCACTTGGCGCCGACCTTTGGCAACGACACCTTTGCCCTCAAGGCCGAAGCCTTCGCGCGCTTCTTCGGCACGCCGACCTTCCTTGGCGCACAGACCGCCATCGTGGTGTTGTGGGTGGTGCTGAACATGACCGGCGTCACCCACTTTGACGTGTACCCGTTCATCCTGCTCAACCTGGCCTTCAGCCTGCAGTCGGCCTACGCCGCGCCGTTGATCCTGCTGGCCCAGACGCGCCAGGCCGCGCGCGATAAAGCCCAGTCCGACGCCGACGCGCAACACCGCGAAGCCTTGGCCGTGGCCAACACCGAACGCCAGGCCCAGGCCGCACAGACCACCAGGCAGTTGCTGGAACTGCTGGAGCAAAACACCCGCCTGACGGAAATGACCAAGCAACTGACCGAGCGCATCGAAACCCTGACGTGCGAGATGCACGAGCAGTTCGTACGCAAACCCCAATAACACCGATGCTCCCCTGTGGGAGCGGGCTTGCGCGCGATAGCGGTGTGTCAGCCGCTGAATCACCCACCTGACAGTCCGCTATCGCAGGCAAGCCAGCTCCCACACAAGCCAGCTCCCCCATTAGATTCATGTTGTGCGTAAGGCCTTGCCCAACTCATCAAACAACGTCACCACCGAGCGCAACGCCCGGCAATCGGGGCGGGTGAGCAGCCACAGCGCAGTATCATGCCCGGCCAGCGCCGGTCCCAACGGCTGCAACCCTTCATCCAGCAAGAAATCCGGCAACGCCGCCACACCCAGCCCTGCACGCACCAACTCGGTGACCGACAACATGCTGTTGCAGCGGTAACCGAGGCGTACACCCGGCAAATGCTCGCGCCGCCAGACGACCGTCGGGTGATCCGGCAGGAAGTCGTCCGGCGCGATCCACGCCAATTCGGCCAGCTCACGCCCCGCGTGCTGGCGGGCATACGCCGGACTGGCGCAGACCTGATAGGCGACTTCACCCAGGCAGCGTCCTACAAGGTGCTCCGGCGGTGTCTTGGTCAGGCGCAGGGCAATATCCGCATCACGGCGGCTGAGGTTGGCGAAGTCATTCGAGGTACTCAGCTCCAGGGTCAGCGCCGGGTAACCCGGCATGAACTGCGCCAGCGCCGGCAGCAACAAACCTTGCAACACCGAGTCGGTACAGGTCAGGCGCACGGTGCCGCTGATCACTTCACCGCCCTGCTCCACACCAATGCGCGCCGCCTCCAGGGCTTGTTCGGCGCGCTCGGCCTGCTGCGCCAGGTCCCGGGCCAGGCTGTTGGGCAGGTAGCCCGTGCGGCTTTTTTCAAACAGCGTCTGGCCCAACGCTGCCTCCAGGCGCCGCACCGCGCGGAACACCGTGGACACATCCACACGCAATAACCCCGCCGCTCGCGCCAGGGTGCCACCGCGCACCAGGGCGAGGATCAGCGACAAGTCGGCGTGTTCGATTTGATAGTGCGTCGATGCATTGAACATATGGGTAAATGCCAATATTGATTGCGCGAACGCCAATCTATAGTGCGCTCCAGGACACCACAAGCCATGGGACGCACACGATGAAAAGTACGACGTTGAACCTCGCCCTGATCGGCGATTACAACCCTGAGGTGACCGCGCACCAGGCCATTCCCGTGGCGCTGCAACAGGCCGCCGACGCGCTCGGCCTGACGGTTCACCTGCACTGGCTCGATACCGATACGCGCCCGTCACTGCATGGTTTCGACGGTT
Proteins encoded in this window:
- a CDS encoding MBL fold metallo-hydrolase, with product MATISSRVAPSPKARKPAEQEQSHFSNDAPVQHGGLGKTLRIFWNMLFNKPRSTRPVGRIPVQPLTREQLLAAPDHSVFRLGHSTVLLKMRGKFWITDPVFAERASPFSWAGPKRFHQPPISLDELPPLEAVILSHNHYDHLDHKAVVQLAEKTRWFLAPLGVGDILVKWGVDPGKVRQLDWWQGTEVDGIRFVATPAQHFSGRGLFDGNQTLWCSWVMIDGARRIFFSGDTGYFDGFKSIGAQYGPFDLTLMETGAYNVDWPHVHMQPEQTLQAHIDLKGRWLLPIHNGTFDLAFHAWHEPFDRIMALAWERNVSITTPAMGQAFSLNQPERGHAWWLEVEAQGAYEAAAG
- a CDS encoding DUF1003 domain-containing protein, with translation MTPDKPEVDHLRFHRPHAHLAPTFGNDTFALKAEAFARFFGTPTFLGAQTAIVVLWVVLNMTGVTHFDVYPFILLNLAFSLQSAYAAPLILLAQTRQAARDKAQSDADAQHREALAVANTERQAQAAQTTRQLLELLEQNTRLTEMTKQLTERIETLTCEMHEQFVRKPQ
- a CDS encoding TetR/AcrR family transcriptional regulator encodes the protein MTAPQRLTDRKREAIVAAAIAEFRANGFEVTSMDKIAATAGVSKRTVYNHFPSKEELFAEILHQLWASSVAQLDVGYASDRPLREQLRGLLEAKMKMMADANFLDLARVAIAATIHSPERAQDMVTRLSQREEGFTQWVRAAQEDGRLSCTDPAFAAHQIQSLLKAFAFWPQITLGQPTLDAASQASVIESAIDLFLAGYEARPAKPL
- a CDS encoding amidase family protein — translated: MIGIAYGVYSFVQQAFQQPVTGSSPAGSKALPPGTAFLSVRELGEQMARPGGLTSVDLVGFLQERIRRLDPQLRSVIELNPEALESARELDRERASGKVRGPLHGIPVLLKDTIETAGMQTSAGANGLVGAPAGRNATLVEYLIKQGAVILGKTNMTELAGFRGGPDGWSSRGGQTRNPHHPDADVGGSSSGSAAAVAAGLAPLAVGAETNGSIIVPAAFNGIVGLKPSVGLLDRNGIIPASQRQDTPGPMARSVHDVALMLNAMSGDPESQGTTPGIDYTKLLVPGALKGKRIGYPATFTRDGENLPVENSPQFSKTLEVLREQGAVLIPLNLRLADASRYEELLLSDVKEELNAYLASRQGLKNNSLSKLIDFNDKEEGSGTDHQPVLKQIVASTLTPQERKEHWDVLIEDFRRTVDDPIKQENLDAIVSDFDTNIYFGVAVAGYAGITVPSGVNDDNLPTGAYFFGTDRSEATLLAVAHGYEQAAQVALKPVL
- a CDS encoding LysR family transcriptional regulator — translated: MFNASTHYQIEHADLSLILALVRGGTLARAAGLLRVDVSTVFRAVRRLEAALGQTLFEKSRTGYLPNSLARDLAQQAERAEQALEAARIGVEQGGEVISGTVRLTCTDSVLQGLLLPALAQFMPGYPALTLELSTSNDFANLSRRDADIALRLTKTPPEHLVGRCLGEVAYQVCASPAYARQHAGRELAELAWIAPDDFLPDHPTVVWRREHLPGVRLGYRCNSMLSVTELVRAGLGVAALPDFLLDEGLQPLGPALAGHDTALWLLTRPDCRALRSVVTLFDELGKALRTT
- a CDS encoding helix-turn-helix transcriptional regulator, encoding MSSLAMSSSVEQQIVLHQFTAKHSAQARAMLGWSREDLARQAGVALEAVQRFESHADVEDETRLILAFRLEAEGLVFFPGFAPGWGMNVRKPCAPPTQPAEPGIISRLMGSTATSVDSSAPQPNGA